One window of the Trifolium pratense cultivar HEN17-A07 linkage group LG2, ARS_RC_1.1, whole genome shotgun sequence genome contains the following:
- the LOC123909139 gene encoding transcription factor bHLH162-like — MEDNPSSSRVDRKTIEKIRRIQMKDLCNKVYSLLPHQTSKEAISTLDKVEEATKYIKKLQINLEKMKEKKNFLLGIQRSTNVDMDRSKNLGFKSPKIEIQQFDLVLEVVLITCLDSHFLFNETIRVLQEEGVDIVNASYKVNEDSVFHSIHCQVGEFGNEVARISEKLY, encoded by the exons ATGGAGGACAACCCTAGTTCATCAAGAGTTGACAGAAAAACCATTGAGAAGATTAGAAGAATTCAAATGAAAGATCTCTGCAACAAGGTCTACTCACTTCTGCCTCATCAAACTTCAAAG GAAGCTATTTCAACGCTGGATAAGGTAGAGGAAGCAACAAAATACATAAAGAAATTACAGATCAACTTAGAGAAaatgaaggagaagaagaattTTCTACTAGGAATTCAAAGGTCAACAAATGTGGATATGGATAGAAGCAAGAACTTGGGATTCAAATCTCCAAAAATTGAGATCCAACAATTTGATTTAGTCTTAGAGGTTGTTCTAATAACATGTTTGGATTCTCACTTTTTGTTCAATGAAACTATTCGTGTTCTTCAAGAAGAAGGAGTTGATATTGTTAATGCTAGTTATAAAGTCAATGAAGATTCTGTTTTCCATTCAATACATTGCCAG gTAGGAGAATTTGGTAATGAAGTTGCAAGGATATCTGAGAAATTGTACTAA
- the LOC123909803 gene encoding equilibrative nucleotide transporter 3-like has product MDTIATSNGSEEPRKPGGKYKAMIVCFILGLGSLVAWNSMLTIGDYYYKLFPNYHPSRVLTLVYQPFAIGTLIILAYHGSKSNINTRLRNLAGFILFFVATLLILILDLATSGRGGIGPYIGICLLTACFGIADAHIEGGMVGDLYLMCPEFVQSYFAGLAASGALTSLLRVLTKLAFEKSNNGLRKGAILFFAISTFIEFLCIILYAIFAKLPIVKYYRSKAASEGSKTVAADLAAAGIQTKKIDQAGYDDKQVERLSNRQLFMENIDYAADIILIYVLTLSIFPGFLYENTGTHQLGIWYPIVLVTMYNVFDLISRYIPLVPWLKLESRKGLLIAILSRFLLVPAFYFTAKYGDQGWMIFLTSFLGLTNGYLTVCVMTVAPRGYKGPEQNALGNLLVLCLLVGIFVGAVLDWLWIIGKDSF; this is encoded by the exons ATGGACACTATAGCTACTAGCAATGGCAGTGAAGAACCAAGAAAGCCAGGG GGAAAATACAAAGCAATGATAGTTTGTTTCATTCTCGGACTTGGTTCACTTGTTGCTTGGAACAGCATGTTAACTATTGGAGATTACTATTACAAGTTATTCCCG AATTATCACCCTTCAAGGGTGCTAACATTGGTTTACCAACCATTTGCAATTGGAACACTCATAATATTGGCATACCATGgatcaaaatcaaatatcaatacTCGACTGCGAAATTTGGCTGGATTCATACTTTTCTTTGTCGCCACTCTCTTGATTCTTATC TTGGACCTAGCAACATCGGGGAGAGGTGGAATCGGACCTTATATTGGTATCTGCTTGCTAACAGCTTGTTTTGGAATTGCCGATGCTCATATCGAAGGCGGCATGGTTGGAGATTTGTATTTGATGTGTCCTGAGTTTGTGCAG TCTTACTTTGCTGGTTTAGCAGCATCTGGTGCTCTAACTTCATTACTTAGAGTGCTGACCAAGTTAGCTTTCGAGAAATCTAATAACGGACTTCGCAAAGGAGCGA TTCTATTCTTCGCGATCTCCACATTCATCGAATTCCTTTGTATTATCCTATATGCAATCTTTGCCAAATTGCCTATAGTGAAATACTATCGTTCAAAAGCCGCCTCTGAGGGATCAAAAACTGTTGCAGCTGATCTAGCTGCCGCAGGCattcaaacaaagaaaattgATCAA GCCGGATATGATGACAAACAAGTGGAGCGGCTAAGCAACCGACAGTTATTTATGGAGAACATTGATTATGCAGCAGACATAATTCTGATATATGTGTTAACATTATCAATCTTCCCTGGATTTTTGTATGAAAATACAGGAACACATCAATTAGGCATATG GTATCCAATTGTTTTGGTTACAATGTATAATGTGTTCGATTTAATATCAAGATATATCCCACTTGTGCCATGGTTGAAGTTAGAATCAAGGAAGGGTTTACTAATAGCAATCCTTTCTAGATTCTTATTGGTACCAGCATTTTACTTTACAGCAAAGTATGGTGATCAAGGATGGATGATCTTTCTTACCTCATTCTTGGGACTCACCAATGGATATCTCACTGTCTGTGTTATGACAGTGGCACCAAGAGGTTACAAG GGTCCTGAGCAAAATGCATTGGGTAATTTGCTCGTACTTTGTCTTTTAGTAGGAATATTTGTTGGAGCTGTTCTTGACTGGTTGTGGATTATAGGCAAAGATTCATTCTAA
- the LOC123910206 gene encoding importin subunit alpha-1b-like, which yields MSEPLSNSTLTTVGTSAATSDPTLTTVSTSASTSDPTLTTVGTSAATSDPTLTTVCTSATSTELDAVNSGDDDDTDDSDEDSSDDDTDDSDEDSGDGYVTRTYQKFCYDLRNPHAQPLPPPPDFDAVKIIHSSAKPLFFDDDPVAQLDAVTKFATVLSMGSHDFIDEVLKVPNIVEQLWKFSAQNDYPELKEMALWALNNIAAGWCQHTRVVVASGGIPKLLKLCISKESLIVKMQAIWALGNIAVYSQKTKHQILELGATTLYPLVCMLKDTTTDKSLSSVIMFALLNFFRERIPSKLYFQLQPPISVLVSPTLVDILSMENTREELVLIALHMFACFLASGLYKKDVDKANMYAQIPKFLVHHPKWKEVPNYALLIIRDVDESNKQVLIDNQVLLGLKHLIEVEGLNKRGGDKFIRKGVCRAIANFTAGTSGQLQAVIDMKLISPLLDLTKSESDIKEVAACVIYNVTRGSSEQMMSLPGKESIEVLCELLSSTDQKILESCLKGLDNLLANSAMAEIFFEMVDESVLDYGGVIDKLIALKKHDNTEIGDMAKKIEDKWIAH from the exons ATGTCTGAACCTCTTTCCAACTCTACTCTCACCACAGTCGGAACTTCCGCTGCCACTTCCGACCCTACTCTCACCACCGTCAGTACTTCCGCTTCCACTTCCGACCCTACTCTCACCACTGTCGGTACTTCCGCTGCCACTTCCGACCCTACTCTCACCACCGTCTGTACTTCCGCTACTTCCACCGAGCTTGATGCCGTTAATTccggtgatgatgatgatactgATGATTCCGATGAGGATTCCAGTGATGATGATACTGATGATTCCGATGAGGATTCCGGTGATGGTTACGTAACCAGAACGTACCAGAAATTCTGTTACGATCTTCGTAATCCTCATGCGCAACCACTACCTCCTCCTCCTGATTTCGATGCA GTGAAAATCATCCACTCATCGGCTAAACCGttattttttgatgatgacCCTGTTGCACAGCTAGACGCTGTGACCAAGTTTGCTACGGTATTGTCAATGGGATCGCATGATTTTATCGATGAAGTCCTGAAAGTACCAAATATTGTCGAACAATTGTGGAAGTTCTCGGCACAGAATGATTACCCTGAACTGAAG gagatGGCGCTATGGGCTCTCAACAATATAGCCGCGGGATGGTGTCAGCATACGAGAGTTGTAGTTGCAAGTGGTGGTATTCCAAAGCTTCTGAAGCTCTGCATCAGCAAAGAGAGTCTCATTGTTAAAATGCAGGCAATATGGGCCTTGGGTAATATTGCAGTTTATTCCCAAAAAACAAAGCATCAAATTTTGGAATTGGGTGCCACCACTCTCTACCCTTTAGTATGTATGCTGAAGGATACAACTACAGACAAATCACTCTCCTCGGTTATTATGTTTGCTTTGCTAAACTTTTTTCGTGAAAGGATTCCGTCAAAGCTTTACTTCCAACTGCAACCTCCTATCAGCGTTTTAGTTTCGCCTACTCTTGTGGATATTTTGTCTATGGAAAACACAAGAGAAGAACTTGTGCTAATAGCTCTTCATATGTTTGCTTGTTTTTTGGCAAGCGGTCTTTATAAAAAAGACGTGGACAAAGCAAACATGTATGCCCAAATTCCAAAATTTCTTGT GCATCATCCAAAATGGAAGGAAGTTCCCAATTATGCACTGTTGATCATAAGGGATGTGGATGAGTCTAACAAACAG GTTTTAATCGACAATCAAGTTCTCTTGGGCCTTAAACATCTCATTGAAGTTGAAGGCCTTAATAAAAGAGGTGGTGACAAGTTTATCCGCAAAGGTGTTTGTAGAGCAATTGCAAACTTTACCGCTGGGACAAGCGGTCAATTACAG GCTGTGATTGATATGAAGCTTATTTCTCCTCTGCTTGATCTCACGAAGAGTGAGTCTGACATTAAGGAAGTGGCTGCATGCGTTATATATAATGTCACTCGTGGAAGTAGTGAGCAGATGAT GTCATTACCGGGTAAGGAGTCTATTGAGGTGCTTTGTGAGCTGTTGAGTAGCACAGATCAAAAAATTTTGGAGTCATGTCTAAAAGGATTAGACAACTTATTGGCTAACAGTGCTATGGCGGAGATTTTTTTCGAGATGGTTGATGAGTCAGTACTCGATTATGGAGGAGTAATAGATAAGTTGATAGCTCTGAAGAAACATGACAACACAGAGATTGGTGACATGGCTAAAAAGATTGAGGACAAATGGATTGCTCATTAG